One region of Zingiber officinale cultivar Zhangliang chromosome 7B, Zo_v1.1, whole genome shotgun sequence genomic DNA includes:
- the LOC122005467 gene encoding arginyl-tRNA--protein transferase 2-like has translation MGDGASSSRSGRGGVKERAKERGGIGESVVIDHGRRRNSCGYCRSTSASSVSHGLWANSLTAEDYQELLDHGWRRSGCFLYKPEMDRTCCPSYTIRLKPNNFYPSKDQDRVYKRMQRFLDGATSMDKYDNLKQTANSCKGSVKLVCRESIPEITAVSTKESASSTCEKLSSESVIIHALSDIIDKAVSILCGSISLPVAQFPKVNVKKVTTQAKKKLMNISEDLAYTSNIAFQIAATIRRSQAADAINKSLEPELPDINPRTIAEKLSGLVMQQEVPSGLLTKACNGHLNFYSTTKQISSEASNLKQKAQEPRGSQGNAKRIATSENCIIMPPKRRKLEIRLKRSSFDQEEYALYRKYQIEVHDDKPEKVTVSSYKRFLVDTPIIFSPPIRGDNSVAPCGFGSFHQQYLIDGKLVAVGVVDILPRCLSSKYLFWDPDFAFLSLGKYSALQEIDWVKETQNCCPSLQYYYLGYYIHSCSKMRYKAAYRPSELLCPLRYQWVPFEIAKPLLERKPYVVLSDYLVEQQSAMLSKHARSVERFDTDTAGCAHIEDSSDEDNDEIDFRYKDTDMDIGDESSFLADGAPVADGSPNCDVGDIVLAVNGLRVKFKDLEKVLGCVDKKVISGLEKQLMSYVRVVGTELAGHMVYCLC, from the exons ATGGGTGACGGAGCCAGCAGCAGCCGGAGCGGTCGAGGAGGAGTAAAGGAGAGAGCGAAGGAACGAGGGGGGATCGGCGAGTCGGTGGTGATTGATCATGGCAGGAGACGTAACTCTTGCGGATACTGCAGATCCACATCCGCTTCCAGCGTCTCCCACG GTTTATGGGCGAATAGTTTAACTGCTGAGGACTACCAAG AGCTTCTTGACCATGGTTGGAGGAGATCTGGTTGCTTTCTTTACAAACCTGAGATGGATAGAACATGTTGCCCATCTTATACAATTCGTCTGAAACCCAATAATTTCTATCCCTCTAAAGACCAAGATCGTGTATATAAAAGAATGCAAAG GTTCTTAGATGGTGCTACATCAATGGATAAATATGACAATTTAAAACAAACAGCTAACTCTTGTAAGGGCTCGGTCAAGCTGGTCTGCAGAGAGTCCATACCAGAAATCACAGCAGTATCAACAAAAGAATCTGCATCTAGTACATGTGAAAAGCTGTCCAGTGAATCTGTTATTATTCATGCTTTGTCAGACATTATTGATAAAGCTGTGAGCATACTTTGCGGGAGTATATCTCTTCCTGTTGCTCAGTTTCCAAAGGTTAATGTGAAGAAGGTTACAACCCAGGCCAAAAAAAAGCTGATGAATATATCAGAAGATTTAGCATACACTAGTAATATTGCATTTCAAATAGCTGCAACTATTCGACGCTCTCAAGCTGCAGATGCAATAAATAAATCCCTGGAGCCAGAATTACCAGATATCAATCCAAGGACTATTGCTGAAAAGCTTTCGGGTCTAGTTATGCAACAAGAGGTACCTTCTGGGCTTTTAACAAAAGCTTGCAATGGCCACCTAAATTTCTACTCAACCACCAAACAGATAAGCTCAGAAGCTAGTAATCTGAAACAAAAGGCACAAGAACCTAGAGGCAGTCAAGGTAATGCAAAAAGGATCGCTACCTCAGAAAATTGTATAATTATGCCTCCGAAAAGAAGAAAGCTTGAAATCCGGCTGAAAAGATCTAGTTTTGATCAGGAAGAATATGCTCTATATAGAAAATATCAGATTGAAGTACATGATGATAAGCCAGAAAAAGTTACAGTAAGCTCATACAAACGATTCCTGGTGGACACTCCTATCATTTTTTCTCCACCAATTCGTGGTGACAATTCTGTTGCACCTTGTGGATTTGGGTCTTTCCATCAACAATATTTGATTGATGGGAAACTTGTTGCAGTTGGTGTTGTGGACATTCTTCCCCGATGTTTGTCAAGCAAGTATTTGTTTTGGGATCCTGATTTTGCCTTCTTATCACTTGGAAAATATTCAGCTTTGCAGGAGATAGATTGGGTTAAGGAGACTCAAAACTGCTGCCCTAGCCTCCAGTATTATTATCTAGGCTATTACATTCACTCCTGCAGCAAAATGAGATACAAAGCGGCATATCGTCCATCTGAACTGCTTTGTCCTCTTCGCTACCA GTGGGTACCATTTGAAATTGCAAAACCTTTACTTGAGAGAAAACCTTATGTTGTCCTATCTGATTATCTGGTCGAGCAACAATCTGCAATGCTATCCAAGCATGCTAGATCTGTCGAAAGATTCGACACTGATACTGCTGGTTGTGCTCATATAGAAGATTCGTCTGATGAAGACAACGATGAAATTGACTTCCGATATAAAGATACAGATATGGATATAGGGGATGAGTCAAGTTTCTTAGCCGATGGTGCACCAGTGGCTGATGGTTCTCCAAACTGTGATGTTGGTGACATTGTGCTTGCTGTGAATGGTTTGCGTGTCAAGTTCAAG GACCTTGAGAAAGTTCTCGGCTGTGTTGATAAGAAGGTCATTTCAGGACTTGAAAAACAACTGATGAGTTATGTAAGAGTAGTTGGGACGGAGCTTGCTGGCCATATGGTATACTGCCTCTGTTAA
- the LOC122005468 gene encoding auxin transporter-like protein 2, with translation MQAEKQAEEAAIVAAGGITSSNNETEREGDGGDGKEEDGHGLSMKGLLWHGGSAWDAWFSCASNQVAQVLLTLPYSFSQLGMLSGVILQLFYGILGSWTAYLISVLYIEYRTRKEKENVRFKNHVIQWFEVLDGLLGPYWKAVGLAFNCTFLLFGSVIQLIACASNIYYINDRLDKRTWTYIFGACCATTVFVPSFHNYRIWSFLGLGMTSYTAWYLAIAAVIHGQRDGVAHSGPTKLVLYFTGATNILYTFGGHAVTVEIMHAMWKPQKFKYIYLMATLYVFTLTLPSAAAVYWAFGDELLTHSNAFSLLPKSGWRDAAVILMLIHQFITFGFACTPLYFVWEKVIGMHDTKSFCVRAVSRLPVVVPIWFLAIIFPFFGPINSAVGALLVSFTVYVIPAMAHILTYRTPAARQNAAEKPPFFLPNWTAMFVVNAFIVGWVLVVGFGLGGWASTTNFVRQVNTFGLFAKCYQCPKPPPPPLAAGPMPQQTHR, from the exons ATGCAGGCGGAGAAGCAAGCGGAGGAGGCGGCCATCGTTGCGGCTGGTGGCATTACTAGCTCCAACAATGAGACAGAGCGAGAAGGGGACGGCGGCGATGGCAAGGAGGAAGACGGACACGGACTCAGCATGAAGGGCCTGCTATGGCACGGTGGCTCTGCCTGGGACGCCTGGTTCAGCTGCGCCTCTAATCAA GTGGCGCAGGTGCTGCTGACGCTGCCGTACTCATTCTCGCAGCTAGGAATGCTGTCGGGGGTGATCTTGCAGCTGTTCTACGGGATCCTCGGAAGCTGGACGGCGTACCTCATCAGCGTCCTCTACATCGAGTACCGCACCCGCAAGGAAAAGGAAAACGTCAGATTCAAGAATCACGTTATCCAG TGGTTCGAAGTGTTGGATGGGCTGCTGGGGCCGTATTGGAAGGCCGTCGGACTCGCCTTCAACTGCACCTTCCTCCTGTTTGGCTCCGTCATTCAACTCATTGCTTGTGCCAG TAACATTTACTACATCAATGATCGGCTAGACAAGAGGACGTGGACCTACATATTTGGAGCCTGCTGCGCCACGACGGTGTTCGTCCCTTCCTTCCACAACTACAGGATTTGGTCCTTCCTCGGCCTTGGCATGACCAGCTACACCGCCTGGTACCTCGCCATCGCCGCCGTCATCCACGGCCAG CGGGACGGCGTGGCACACTCCGGTCCAACCAAGCTGGTGCTCTACTTCACCGGCGCCACCAACATCCTCTACACCTTCGGCGGCCACGCCGTCACCGT TGAGATCATGCACGCGATGTGGAAGCCGCAAAAGTTCAAATATATCTACCTGATGGCCACGCTGTACGTGTTCACGCTAACGCTGCCGTCGGCGGCGGCCGTCTACTGGGCGTTCGGTGACGAGCTGCTGACGCACTCCAACGCGTTCTCGCTGCTGCCCAAGTCGGGGTGGCGCGACGCGGCGGTGATCCTGATGCTGATCCACCAGTTCATCACCTTCGGCTTCGCGTGCACGCCGCTGTACTTCGTGTGGGAGAAGGTGATCGGCATGCACGACACCAAGAGCTTCTGCGTCCGCGCCGTCTCCCGCCTCCCCGTCGTCGTCCCCATCTGGTTCCTCGCCATCATCTTCCCCTTCTTTGGCCCCATCAACTCCGCCGTCGGTGCTCTCCTTGTCAGCTTCACCGTCTACGTCATCCCCGCCATGGCTCATATCCTCACCTACCGCACCCCCGCCGCGCGCCAG AATGCGGCGGAGAAGCCGCCCTTCTTCCTCCCTAACTGGACGGCGATGTTCGTCGTAAACGCCTTCATTGTGGGGTGGGTTTTGGTGGTCGGATTCGGGCTCGGCGGTTGGGCGAGCACGACCAACTTCGTGAGGCAAGTGAACACCTTCGGGCTCTTCGCCAAGTGCTACCAGTGCCCCAAGCCACCTCCCCCGCCGCTGGCAGCCGGCCCCATGCCGCAGCAGACTCACCGCTAA